ATGGCTTCATGAAGCCAAGCGAGAACTGCACCTCGCCCTTGAGGCATTCGTCGTAAAACCCGCGCGTGGCAGGAACCGCCGGCGCGGCCAGCAAGTCCAGGGTCTCTTTTCGCAGCCCCAGCTCACGTCCTCCGGTGGCGAAGACGCTGTACGCGTGCGCGATCGCGCGCGCGGTGCCGACGCCGCCTCCGGCCGGCACCTCCAGATTGCGCGCGTACACACGCGACTCATCGAGATAGACCGACGTACCAGGATTCACGGCGAGCGCGCGAGAAATATTCGAACGGGGATTCAGCCCCTCTACCAGGAGTCGCACCGGGCGAAATCCGATCAGCATCTTGATCATGCCCGGAGGTGAAAGGGTGGCGAGGCGAGCGTTCGGGATGTTTTCGGGGAGCCGGATGTAGAAGTCCTCTCCAAGACGTGATGCAATCTCGTCCTGAAAGAACTGCCCCAAGGTCCGGTGCCGCGGGTCCAGGCGTCGCATCAACTCACCTTCGTAAAACCCGAGGGTCAGCCCGTGATAGGCCTGTCGCGTGCCGGGCTCCCATGCCGGTTTGTGACGGGCCATCACCGCGGCCAACCGATCCAGGTCCGCGACCACACTCTGATCGACTGACTCGTCGAAGGCAAACAGACCGGCCTGGTGCGCGAGGAGCTGGCGCACGGTGATCGTCTCCTTGCCGTTCTGCGCGAACTCGGGCCAGTACCTGGCGACCGGCTCTTCGTAGTCCAGCCAGCCGCGCGAGTGCGCGATTGCGAGGGTCATCGCCGCGAGGC
This Vicinamibacteria bacterium DNA region includes the following protein-coding sequences:
- a CDS encoding serine hydrolase domain-containing protein; amino-acid sequence: MSVTTLDRVTVEGQVSRGFEAVREAFADNFERRHELGGACCVYLDGEKVVDLWGGIRNKTTGEPWERDTMVVVHSATKGLAAMTLAIAHSRGWLDYEEPVARYWPEFAQNGKETITVRQLLAHQAGLFAFDESVDQSVVADLDRLAAVMARHKPAWEPGTRQAYHGLTLGFYEGELMRRLDPRHRTLGQFFQDEIASRLGEDFYIRLPENIPNARLATLSPPGMIKMLIGFRPVRLLVEGLNPRSNISRALAVNPGTSVYLDESRVYARNLEVPAGGGVGTARAIAHAYSVFATGGRELGLRKETLDLLAAPAVPATRGFYDECLKGEVQFSLGFMKP